A single region of the Nocardioides ochotonae genome encodes:
- the pcaDC gene encoding bifunctional 3-oxoadipate enol-lactonase/4-carboxymuconolactone decarboxylase PcaDC → MSTVHLTAVRLGGRPGMPLLILGPSLGTTAQTLWSEVARELARDFQVVAWDLPGHGTNSMVPEEPITIEDLAAGVLTLVDGMGEGIHPPRFHYAGNSVGGAVGLQLMLDAPGRVESATLICSAARLGTPAGWLERAEKVLASGTELLVPGATERWFAPGFAERHHGRASSVLHALGDTVDEGYAAVCGALAGFDLRDRLAEIEVPLLAVAGGRDESVPPAVVRALAEGVRDARLVVLEDVAHLAPVEDPETVARLVREHALGPTRDQLTVAELRDAGMQVRREVLGAEHVDRAMADATELTREFQHFITEYAWGGVWTRPGLDRRERSLVTLSAIICGGHHAELAMHLRAARTNGLSVAEIRELIIQTAIYSGVPSANVAFRIAQEVFADEC, encoded by the coding sequence ATGAGCACCGTCCACCTCACCGCCGTACGACTCGGCGGTCGCCCCGGGATGCCGCTGCTCATCCTCGGTCCCTCGCTCGGCACCACCGCCCAGACGCTGTGGTCGGAGGTCGCCCGGGAGCTCGCCCGCGACTTCCAGGTGGTGGCCTGGGACCTGCCCGGGCACGGCACGAACTCGATGGTGCCCGAGGAGCCGATCACGATCGAGGACCTGGCGGCCGGCGTGCTCACGCTCGTGGACGGCATGGGCGAGGGCATCCACCCGCCGAGGTTCCACTACGCCGGCAACTCCGTGGGCGGTGCGGTCGGCCTCCAGCTGATGCTCGACGCGCCCGGTCGCGTCGAGTCCGCGACCCTGATCTGCAGCGCCGCCCGCCTGGGCACCCCGGCCGGCTGGCTGGAGCGTGCCGAGAAGGTCCTGGCGAGCGGCACCGAGCTGCTGGTCCCCGGCGCCACCGAGCGGTGGTTCGCGCCGGGCTTCGCGGAGCGCCACCACGGGCGGGCCTCCTCCGTGCTGCACGCGCTGGGCGACACCGTCGACGAGGGGTACGCCGCGGTCTGCGGCGCGCTCGCCGGCTTCGACCTGCGCGACCGGCTCGCCGAGATCGAGGTCCCGCTGCTCGCGGTCGCCGGCGGTCGCGACGAGTCGGTGCCGCCGGCGGTGGTGCGCGCGCTCGCCGAGGGGGTCCGCGACGCGCGCTTGGTCGTGCTCGAGGACGTCGCCCACCTCGCGCCGGTCGAGGATCCGGAGACGGTCGCCCGGCTGGTGCGCGAGCACGCCCTCGGTCCCACCCGCGACCAGCTCACCGTGGCCGAGCTGCGTGACGCCGGCATGCAGGTGCGTCGCGAGGTGCTGGGCGCCGAGCACGTCGACCGGGCGATGGCCGACGCCACCGAGCTGACCCGGGAGTTCCAGCACTTCATCACCGAGTACGCCTGGGGCGGGGTGTGGACGCGCCCGGGGCTGGATCGCCGGGAGCGCTCGCTGGTCACTCTCAGCGCGATCATCTGCGGGGGGCACCACGCGGAGCTGGCGATGCACCTGCGCGCGGCGCGCACCAACGGGCTCAGCGTCGCCGAGATCCGCGAGCTGATCATCCAGACCGCGATCTACTCCGGGGTCCCGAGCGCCAACGTGGCCTTCCGGATCGCCCAGGAGGTCTTCGCCGACGAGTGCTGA
- a CDS encoding PGPGW domain-containing protein, whose protein sequence is MTAARRLTLEIVGWVLVVAGVAALVLPGPGLLMLFGGMAILSQQYDWAERRLAPLKYRALRGAAESVEAWWRIALTAAGVVLLGACGVLWVVGPAAPEWWPLPDGWWLPGGAATGITQITSALVALGLLVYSYRRFHDDPEAVAELERDLHAATRAREERDVAP, encoded by the coding sequence ATGACCGCCGCGCGCCGACTGACCCTGGAGATCGTGGGGTGGGTGCTCGTCGTGGCCGGCGTCGCTGCGCTCGTCCTCCCCGGCCCCGGCCTGCTGATGCTGTTCGGCGGCATGGCGATCCTGTCCCAGCAGTACGACTGGGCCGAGCGCCGGCTCGCCCCGCTGAAGTACCGCGCCCTCCGAGGCGCCGCGGAGAGCGTCGAGGCCTGGTGGCGCATCGCGCTGACGGCCGCCGGCGTCGTGCTGCTCGGCGCCTGCGGGGTGCTCTGGGTCGTCGGTCCGGCCGCGCCGGAGTGGTGGCCGCTGCCGGACGGCTGGTGGCTGCCCGGCGGCGCCGCGACCGGGATCACCCAGATCACCTCGGCCCTCGTGGCGCTGGGCCTGCTCGTCTACAGCTATCGCCGTTTCCACGACGACCCGGAGGCGGTCGCCGAGCTCGAGCGCGACCTGCACGCGGCCACCCGGGCCCGCGAGGAGCGCGACGTCGCGCCCTGA
- a CDS encoding ABC transporter ATP-binding protein, whose protein sequence is MAEHAPLLQTRGVTVRFGGNVAVDDVSLDLAAGRITGLIGPNGAGKTTLFNTVTGMQRPSAGTVLLDGQDITRRSPAHRAHLGIARTFQRLELFLSLSVRDNVRVAGDIVRARHRRSFDVDAETDRMLELTGLSGIADAEVAAIPTGRARVVEVARALMTQPRLLLLDEPASGQTERETEEFAELLRGLAGTGLAICLVEHDLPLVMQLCTTIHVLDRGRVIASGNPAEVQASPEVIEAYIGQEVV, encoded by the coding sequence GTGGCTGAGCACGCACCGCTGCTGCAGACCCGTGGGGTCACCGTGCGCTTCGGCGGCAACGTGGCCGTCGACGACGTCAGCCTCGACCTCGCCGCGGGCCGCATCACCGGCCTGATCGGTCCCAACGGCGCGGGCAAGACCACGCTGTTCAACACCGTCACCGGCATGCAGCGCCCGAGCGCCGGCACCGTGCTCCTCGACGGCCAGGACATCACCCGGCGCTCCCCTGCGCACCGGGCCCACTTGGGCATCGCGCGCACCTTCCAGCGCCTCGAGCTGTTCCTCTCGCTGTCGGTGCGCGACAACGTCCGGGTCGCCGGCGACATCGTGCGGGCGCGGCACCGCCGCTCCTTCGACGTGGACGCCGAGACCGACCGGATGCTCGAGCTCACCGGCCTGAGCGGCATCGCCGACGCGGAGGTGGCCGCGATCCCGACCGGCCGGGCCCGCGTCGTCGAGGTGGCCCGGGCGCTGATGACCCAGCCGCGGCTGCTGCTGCTCGACGAGCCCGCCTCCGGCCAGACCGAGCGCGAGACCGAGGAGTTCGCCGAGCTGCTGCGCGGTCTCGCCGGGACCGGCCTGGCGATCTGCCTGGTCGAGCACGACCTGCCGCTGGTGATGCAGCTGTGCACCACCATCCACGTCCTCGACCGGGGGCGGGTGATCGCCTCCGGGAACCCCGCCGAGGTGCAGGCCTCGCCCGAGGTCATCGAGGCCTACATCGGCCAGGAGGTCGTGTGA
- a CDS encoding MFS transporter: protein MTYALIEWGGTWAPWALLLSVLAAAGYVVDERRSEHPMLALGIFADRTFSAANAMTLLVYAALGAVLFFLVLHLQVVSGYGALAAGVATMPITVCMLVLASRGGALAVRIGPRLPMTLGPLVMAAGTLLLLDVGAGVDYWTGVLPGLTIFGLGLALLVAPLTATVLAAAPDEQAGIASGVNNAVARAGSLLAVAALPVAVGLGGEEYADPAALDAAYRSALVVCAVLLAAGGALSWVLIRDPRDRLSTRRRRPPGRSGRPRWRSGPRSRSRSG from the coding sequence GTGACCTACGCCCTCATCGAGTGGGGCGGCACATGGGCGCCGTGGGCGCTGCTGCTCAGCGTCCTCGCCGCGGCCGGCTACGTCGTCGACGAGCGCCGCAGCGAACACCCGATGCTGGCGCTGGGCATCTTCGCCGACCGCACCTTCAGCGCCGCGAACGCCATGACCCTCCTCGTCTACGCCGCGCTCGGCGCGGTGCTCTTCTTCCTCGTCCTGCATCTGCAGGTCGTGAGCGGGTACGGCGCCCTGGCGGCCGGGGTGGCCACCATGCCCATCACCGTGTGCATGCTGGTGCTCGCCTCGCGCGGCGGCGCGCTGGCGGTGCGGATCGGTCCCCGGCTCCCGATGACCCTCGGCCCGCTGGTGATGGCGGCGGGCACCCTGCTGCTGCTCGACGTCGGCGCCGGGGTGGACTACTGGACCGGGGTGCTCCCCGGGCTCACGATCTTCGGCCTCGGCCTGGCGCTGCTGGTCGCCCCGCTGACCGCGACGGTGCTGGCGGCCGCCCCCGACGAGCAGGCCGGCATCGCCAGCGGCGTCAACAACGCGGTCGCCCGGGCCGGCTCGCTGCTGGCGGTCGCGGCCCTGCCGGTCGCGGTCGGCCTCGGCGGGGAGGAGTACGCCGACCCGGCCGCCCTCGACGCGGCGTACCGCTCGGCGCTGGTGGTCTGCGCGGTGCTGCTGGCCGCCGGCGGGGCGCTCTCGTGGGTGCTGATCCGCGACCCGCGGGACCGGCTCAGCACTCGTCGGCGAAGACCTCCTGGGCGATCCGGAAGGCCACGTTGGCGCTCGGGACCCCGGAGTAGATCGCGGTCTGGATGA
- a CDS encoding ABC transporter ATP-binding protein produces the protein MSETLSGPLPSVEELLAPPVLELVGVRAAYGPIEVLHGVDLTVRAGQVVALLGPNGGGKSTTVKVASGLLPLTSGELRYAGRKVDGISAQDAAKLGVCTIPEGRGIFANLSVRENLWLATGTGTTRAAIEEAAFTRFPILGDRRNQLAGSMSGGEQQMLALSRALATDPAVLLLDELSMGLAPMIVSQMYDAVAQLVEEGISVLVAEQFARTILPIADVAAVMLQGRVTAVGSPAEIDADLSTTYLGG, from the coding sequence ATGAGCGAGACCCTCAGCGGCCCGCTGCCGTCGGTCGAGGAGCTGCTCGCCCCGCCGGTCCTGGAGCTGGTCGGCGTGCGCGCGGCGTACGGGCCGATCGAGGTCCTGCACGGCGTCGACCTGACGGTGCGGGCCGGTCAGGTGGTCGCCCTGCTCGGCCCCAACGGCGGCGGCAAGTCGACCACCGTCAAGGTCGCCTCCGGCCTGCTGCCGCTCACCTCGGGGGAGCTGCGCTACGCCGGCCGCAAGGTCGACGGGATCTCCGCGCAGGACGCCGCGAAGCTGGGCGTGTGCACGATCCCCGAGGGCCGCGGCATCTTCGCCAACCTCAGCGTGCGCGAGAACCTCTGGCTCGCCACCGGCACCGGTACGACGCGCGCCGCGATCGAGGAGGCGGCGTTCACCCGGTTCCCGATCCTCGGCGACCGGCGCAACCAGCTCGCCGGCTCGATGTCGGGCGGCGAGCAGCAGATGCTCGCGCTGTCGCGCGCCCTGGCCACCGACCCGGCGGTGCTGCTCCTCGACGAGCTGTCGATGGGCCTCGCGCCCATGATCGTCAGCCAGATGTACGACGCGGTGGCCCAGCTCGTCGAGGAGGGGATCAGCGTGCTCGTGGCCGAGCAGTTCGCGCGCACCATCCTGCCGATCGCCGACGTGGCCGCCGTGATGCTGCAGGGCCGGGTCACTGCCGTGGGCAGCCCCGCCGAGATCGACGCCGACCTGTCCACCACCTATCTGGGGGGATGA
- a CDS encoding nuclear transport factor 2 family protein, with the protein MDQHTGTFSEGEIREAYGALHQRVQGFADSGDWSGFADCFTEDATYVEHVYGTFHGRAEIRDWSVRTMSAFPGSAMVEFPLAWTVVDVPTSRLICEIGNVMPDPGDGSVHSATNLTIVTYAGDGLFSREEDVYNPMRFLTTTLRWAKVAEQHGRLGDEARAYVAAYGGRG; encoded by the coding sequence ATGGACCAGCACACCGGCACCTTCAGCGAGGGCGAGATCCGCGAGGCCTACGGCGCCCTGCACCAACGGGTGCAGGGATTCGCCGACTCCGGCGACTGGAGCGGCTTCGCGGACTGCTTCACCGAGGACGCGACCTACGTCGAGCACGTCTACGGCACCTTCCACGGCCGCGCGGAGATCCGGGACTGGAGCGTGCGCACGATGTCGGCGTTCCCGGGCTCGGCGATGGTGGAGTTCCCGCTCGCCTGGACGGTCGTGGACGTGCCGACCTCGCGGCTGATCTGCGAGATCGGCAACGTGATGCCCGACCCGGGGGACGGGTCGGTGCACAGCGCGACCAACCTGACGATCGTCACCTACGCCGGCGACGGGCTGTTCAGCCGCGAGGAAGACGTCTACAACCCGATGCGCTTCCTCACGACCACGCTGCGGTGGGCGAAGGTCGCCGAGCAGCACGGGCGGCTCGGCGACGAGGCGCGCGCCTACGTCGCGGCGTACGGCGGGCGCGGCTGA
- a CDS encoding universal stress protein: MKIVVVGVDGSETASAAAHRAAEIAARFDARLHIVCAHRVEGDETRHRINDNERALAVVAEERARLLSVVEDISTEAVPGKPADVILGEADRLGADLLVVGNKRLQSPLRGLGSVAGTVAHHASCDLFIVHTH, encoded by the coding sequence GTGAAGATCGTCGTCGTCGGTGTGGACGGGAGCGAGACCGCGTCGGCGGCCGCTCACCGGGCCGCCGAGATCGCTGCCCGGTTCGACGCCCGCCTGCACATCGTGTGCGCGCACCGCGTCGAGGGCGACGAGACCCGTCACCGGATCAACGACAACGAGCGCGCGCTCGCCGTGGTCGCCGAGGAGCGCGCCCGACTGCTGTCGGTCGTGGAGGACATCTCCACCGAGGCGGTCCCCGGCAAGCCCGCCGACGTCATCCTCGGTGAGGCCGACCGGCTCGGCGCCGACCTGCTGGTCGTGGGCAACAAGCGCCTCCAGAGCCCGCTGCGCGGCCTGGGCTCGGTCGCCGGCACGGTGGCCCACCACGCCTCGTGCGACCTGTTCATCGTCCACACCCACTGA